From one Acipenser ruthenus chromosome 21, fAciRut3.2 maternal haplotype, whole genome shotgun sequence genomic stretch:
- the LOC117427994 gene encoding coiled-coil-helix-coiled-coil-helix domain-containing protein 10, mitochondrial-like — MHRGSRSRPSPAASHPAPSHAGPPAHAPPLAVAPAPPQPQQPGLMAQMATTAAGVAVGSAVGHVVGSALTGAFSGGSSSEPAKPASTPQEPARQPAYQQPGPCHFEVKQFLDCATNQYDLHLCEGFSEALKQCKLSHGVSSLV; from the exons ATGCACAGAGGAAGCCGTAGTAGACCATCTCCAGCTGCAag CCACCCGGCTCCGTCTCACGCTGGCCCCCCTGCACATGCTCCCCCCTTGGCGGTGGCTCCAGCCCCTCCTCAGCCGCAGCAGCCCGGGCTCATGGCACAAATGGCCACGACAGCGGCGGGTGTGGCAGTGGGGTCAGCTGTGGGGCACGTCGTGGGCAGTGCACTCACTGGGGCATTCAGCGGAGGCAGCAGCAGCGAGCCTGCAAAACCAGCCAGCACGCCCCAG GAGCCAGCTAGACAGCCTGCCTACCAGCAGCCGGGCCCCTGTCACTTCGAGGTGAAACAGTTCTTAGACTGCGCCACCAACCAGTATGACCTGCACCTGTGTGAGGGGTTCAGCGAGGCGCTCAAACAGTGCAAGCTCTCTCATG GTGTGTCATCGCTGGTTTAA
- the LOC117428481 gene encoding D-dopachrome decarboxylase-A-like: MPFIDVETNLPASQFPDEVVKKLCSTAASILGKPEDRVNVTVKAGLPMLMSGSMAPCVQLVISSIGVVGTAEQNKEHSAKLFQFLTKELGLSEDRILLRFYPLEAWQIGKKGTVMTFL; encoded by the exons ATGCCTTTTATCGATGTGGAGACCAACCTTCCTGCCAGTCAGTTTCCCGACGAGGTTGTGAAAAAGCTTTGCTCTACAGCGGCTTCAATATTAGGAAAACCCGAGGAC AGAGTTAACGTGACGGTGAAGGCCGGGTTGCCGATGCTGATGTCAGGGTCCATGGCTCCCTGTGTCCAGCTGGTCATTTCTTCCATCGGAGTGGTCGGGACCGCGGAGCAGAACAAGGAACACAGCGCCAAGCTCTTCCAGTTTCTCACCAAGGAGCTGGGGCTGAGTGAAGACAG GATTCTTCTCCGTTTCTATCCTCTGGAGGCCTGGCAGATTGGGAAGAAAGGGACTGTCATGACCTTCCTCTAG
- the LOC131699054 gene encoding E3 SUMO-protein ligase KIAA1586-like, translated as MLGKKSGVAKRISDMYPNIVVWHCLNHRLELAVADSVSETTGMNHFHSFMDKLYSVYSRSALNQQELRNCAKELDAVLRKIGRVLDVRWVSSSFRTVSAVWESFEVLSTHFKAAVSSKRTSAERATYSGLLKRLCSPEFLIDLGVMYDALYELSLLSEILQKRTTTLVYADKMARRTVRIFESMNENVGTKTLEAQIAAMEGTFKSTVLTSNPKHVKINHKQFLTKLANHMKERLFTTTASNEKASSEVNCQKYESLLSELLVLDPHHWPAELPQGYGENEVERLCRRFQLNERIIKNAFRDFKENNGRIPDDLAPLINCTRVIPCSTAECERGFSQMNLIITDQRSKILIKHASALMFIKLHGPPLRQWNPSPYVTTWLRHNHRSADDSRTRVAAPISSDSPDALWQFL; from the exons ATGCTTGGGAAAAAATCTGGTGTGGCAAAACGAATTTCAGACATGTACCCCAACATTGTTGTCTGGCACTGTCTAAATCACAGACTCGAACTTGCAGTTGCCGATAGTGTTTCTGAGACTACTGGCATGAACCATTTTCATTCTTTCATGGACAAGCTATACTCAGTCTACAGTAGATCAGCACTAAATCAGCAAGAACTCCGAAATTGTGCGAAGGAACTGGATGCTGTCTTGAGGAAAATTGGTCGTGTACTGGATGTGAGATGGGTTTCCAGTTCGTTCAGGACTGTCTCCGCTGTGTGGGAAAGTTTTGAAGTTCTGTCGACTCATTTTAAAGCTGCCGTAAGCTCTAAGCGGACTTCTGCTGAAAGAGCGACATACAGCGGTCTACTGAAAAGGCTGTGCTCGCCAGAATTTCTCATTGACCTCGGAGTTATGTACGATGCCTTATACGAACTTTcactgctgtcagagattctccagAAACGGACTACTACATTGGTTTATGCAGATAAAATGGCACGTAGAACAGTAAGGATTTTTGAATCCATGAATGAGAATGTAGGTACAAAGACTCTTGAAGCGCAGATAGCTGCCATGGAAGGaacatttaaatctacagtgctgacgtcgaatcccaaacatgtaaaaataaatcataaacaattccttaccaaactcgccaatcatatgaaagaacgactttttacaaccactgcatcaaatgagaag GCTTCTTCCGAGGTGAATTGCCAAAAATATGAAAGTCTTCTTTCTGAGCTCTTGGTCCTGGATCCACACCACTGGCCTGCAGAACTACCCCAGGGTTATGGCGAAAATGAAGTTGAAAGATTGTGTCGGCGCTTTCAGCTAAATGAACGTattatcaaaaatgcatttcGAGATTTTAAGGAGAACAACGGAAGAATTCCAGATGATTTAGCTCCACTTATTAACTGCACACGTGTGATCCCGTGCAGTACTGCTGAATGTGAAAGGGGATTCAGCCAAATGAACTTAATTATAACTGATCAGCGTTCCAAAATTTTAATCAAACATGCTTCAGCCTTAATGTTTATCAAGCTTCATGGACCCCCTTTGAGACAGTGGAATCCAAGCCCTTATGTGACCACTTGGTTGCGACACAATCATCGATCCGCAGATGACAGCCGTACACGGGTGGCAGCTCCAATTTCCAGCGACTCCCCTGACGCTCTGTGGCAGTTCCTATAG